ACTGCATCAGCTGCCTCATCATTTCCAGACTCCGCTTCTTCAGCCGCTGTTATCCATTTTGCGACTGTTCTGAAATCTTCAACTGTAGGTGCTGGCATCTCTTCTAACCTATCAAAGGTTGCATAATCACATTCTTCAACCATACGATTAATCATACCTTGCAAACCTAGCTCACGACCATCGTCAGGTGAGAATATACGAGCAATTCCATAATCATGCAACTCTTTTATCTCACGGGGAACAATAACACCTCCGCCTCCCCCATAAATGCGGATATGTTCAGCACCTTTTTCCTTCAACAGATCATACATATATTTAAAAAATTCAACGTGACCACCTTGGTAAGATGAGATCGCAATTCCTTGAACGTCCTCTTGAATTGCTGCACTCACAATCTCTTCTACTGAACGGTTGTGCCCAAGGTGAATAACCTCAGATCCTGTTGCTTGAATAATGCGACGCATAATATTAATCGAAGCATCATGACCATCAAATAAGCTAGAAGCTGTCACAAACCTTACATGATGTTTTGGTTTATAAATTTCTGTGTTAGCCATTCACTTTCTCCCCTTTAATTTGAATGTTAACGCACAAAATTCTCTGACTTATTATTAAAATAGAAAGAGGGAAATGCTGAGAAGTTATTGATGTAGAAGCCATTTCTAGAAATATGAGCTCAGATCTCCCACTCTTTTAAACCTTTTTAGAAAGTAAACCTCCAAGCAAATTTTCTATTTGCAATTCTGTATATTCTTCTAATGTGTATAACTTCTGCAAAATCCAACGCCTAAATCCCCACATCTGACCTTGAACGAAAATGTTATGTGCTACAAGCTTGATTTCTGATTCTGACAGACTAAATTCTCCATTTTCAACACACCTGCGAAGTATTTTTTCAAACATTGCAACCATCTCAATTTCCTTCTCTAATACGTATGGAAGAGCATCCTTCGTTAATGACTTAGCTTCTTGGTACATGACAAGAACTTCATCTTGCACTTCGTCCATTACTACAAAGTAGGAGGTAACAGCCTGCTTCAAGCACTCAATATCTCCACGCTCTAAATCCATAGATGTTTGAAGGCGTTGATGTACACTTTCATAAATAGAATCACATACGAGGTACAATACATCTTCTTTTTTACGAATATACTCATATAGAGTACCGATACTAAAACCTGCCGCTTTCGCGATTTCACGGGTTGTACTGCGATGAAAACCTTTTTCTATAAAAAGCTTAACCGCCCCTTTAATCATCTGATCTCTTCGTTTTTTTACTAGCTTCTCATCTTTAACAGATGCAGGAACTTCACGTTTACTCACCCTATTCCCCTCTTTCCGCTTGCTTGTCACCCGCGTACCCCTTAAGAAAGAGGGTACTAACTTAACCTTTTGTCAACATTCTCGAGATAACAAGTCGCTGAATTTCATTTGTTCCTTCATATATTTGTGTAATCTTCGCATCACGCATATAACGTTCAACAGGATAATCTTTCGTATAGCCGTAACCACCGAATACTTGTACAGCCTCTGTCGTTACTTTCATTGCAGTATCACCAGCAAGCAACTTAGACATCGCTGATTCTTTACCATATGGCAAACCTTCCGACTCTCTCCAAGCCGCTTGGTATGTTAAGAGACGAGATGCTTCCACGGTTGTCGCCATATCTGCAAGCTTAAAGCCAATCCCCTGTTGAGCTGAAATTGGTTTTCCAAATTGAACACGCTCTTTTGCATACTCAATTGATGAATCGAGTGCACCTTGTGCAATCCCAACAGCTTGTGCTGCGATACCATTTCGACCACCGTCTAGTGTCATCATCGCAACCTTAAAGCCTTCTCCTAAATTACCTAATAAGTTCTCTTTCGGTACTCGACAATTGTCAAAAATGATTTCTGTAGTTGGTGACGAACGAATACCTAATTTCTTCTCTTTCTTACCAACTGAAAAACCTGGAAAATCACTTTCAACAATGAACGCACTAACACCTTTATGTTTTGATGTTGGATCTGTAACAGCGAACACAACATAGATGTCTGCAATACCGCCATTTGTAATAAATATTTTTGAACCATTTAATATATAGTCATCTCCATCAACAATTGCAGTCGTTTTCATACCACCTGCATCAGAACCTGACCCCGGCTCAGTCAGCCCATACGCACCAATTTTCTTCCCTTCAGCCATCGGTCTCAAATATTTCTGTTTCTGTTCTTCCGTACCAAACTTATATACTGGCCAACCAGCTAATGAAACATGTGCCGATAGCGTTACGCCTGTTGAAGCACATACTCGAGATAGCTCCTCAATTGCAATAACGTAAGCTAAATAATCAAACCCACTGCCACCATACTCTTCTGGCCACGGAATACCTGTGAGCCCTAACTCAGCCATTTTATCAAAAATTTCTAGATCAAAACGCTCTTCTTCATCACGCTCAGCTGCTGTTGGTTCAACCACCTCAGTTGCGAAATCACGAACCATCTTTCTTAACATTTCATGTTCTTCTGATAATTGAAAATTCATTATACATAATCCCCCTCTGTTTGTCTTTGACTAAATCGCATCAATTTAACTTTATATAGTAGGTTGCTAGAAAAACGATTATTTCGTTAAACTACGACTAATAACTAGACGTTGAATTTCACTCGTACCTTCATAAATCTCTGTAATTTTCGCATCACGGAAAAATCGCTCTACTGGATAATCCTTCGTATAACCGTAACCACCGTAAACTTGAACAGCTTCTGTTGCTACATTAACAGCCGTTTGTGATGCAAATAGTTTTGCCATTGATGCTTCTTGTCCACATTGGATACCACGTGATTTCATGTCAGCTGCTCGATAGATTAATAGCTTTGCAGCTTCAACTGATGTGGCCATATCTGCTAGCTTGAAACCAATCCCTTGCTGTAATGCGATCGGTTTCCCAAATTGAACACGTTCCTTCGCATATTCCGTTGCGTGTTCTAATGCTGCTTCTGCAATTCCTAACGCTTGTGCCGCGATACCAATTCGTCCTACATCTAAGTTTGCCATCGCTATTTTAAATCCTTGACCCTCTTCACCAAGAAGATTTCCCACAGGTACTTGACAATCTTCGAATGTTAACTGCACTGTATTCGAACCATGTAAGCCCATTTTTGCTTCTTTCTTGCCGATAATGAAACCTGGTGTATCTTTTTCAACGATAAATGCAGATATACCTTTAGACCCTTTTTCAGGATCTGTTGAAGCAAACACGATGTATGTATCTGCTTCTCCACCATTTGTGATGAATATTTTCGAACCGTTTAATACATATGAATCCCCATTTTTTATTGCACGCGTCTTCAAACTACCCGCATCAGAGCCTGCTCCTGGTTCAGTCAATGCGAAAGCCCCAAGGTACTCTCCTGATGCAAGCTTTGGTACGTACTTTCGTTTCTGTTCTTCTGAGCCAAAATAAAATATAGGATTCGTCCCCACTGAAGTATGAACAGATAAAATAACTCCTACCGTAGCACTTACTTTCGAAAGCTCATGAATTGCGATGATATAAGATATAAAATCCATTTCTGAGCCACCATAAGCTTCTGGTGTTGTAATTCCTAATAGCCCTAATTTCGCCATCTTATCTACAATTTCTCGTGGGAATTCATCTGTTTCTTCCATTCTTTCAACAATTGGTGCAATTTCTTTTTGAGCGAAATCGCGAACCATCTTCCTCATCATCTCTTGTTCTTCTGTAAAACGTAGTTCCATGCTAGTTCCTCCTGTTGAATAAAATGAAACTTCCATCAATTGAGGTTCCCCTCGTCACTTATTAATAGTCGATGCAACTAGTTAGAAATTTTCTAAAAATTAATGCCGCAAGGAGATGACCAAGCTCCTTTTCTCCTTAAACTCCGATACCTATAGTCTTAGCTTCAGGCGACACGTATTAAATCGAGCGATTGCTCGCTCAACTGTTAATCGTATTTATAAAATCCACGGCCTGTCTTTCGTCCAAGCCAACCTGCTTTCACATATTTACGTAGTAATGGGCATGGACGATATTTATCATCACCAAATCCTTCATGTAAGACTTCCATAATTGATAGGCATGTATCTAAACCGATAAAGTCTGCTAGTGTAAGTGGTCCCATTGGGTGATTCATACCAAGTTTCATTACTTCATCAATCGCTTCAGGCTCCGCTACACCTTCATATACTGTATAAATTGCTTCATTAATCATTGGCATTAAAATACGGTTTGAAACAAATCCAGGGAAATCATTTACTTCTACAGGGACTTTATTTAATTTCTTCGTCATTTCTTCAATTGCTTGATACACTTCATCTGTCGTTGCAAGCCCTCGAATAATTTCAACGAGCTTCATTACTGGAACTGGATTCATGAAGTGCATTCCTATTACTTTTTCAGGTCTATTCGTTACAGCAGCAATTTCAGTAATTGGCAGTGAAGATGTATTCGTCGCTAGAATCGCATGAGCTGGTGCAATCTCGTCAAGTTGAGCAAAAATATTACTCTTAATCTCCATGTTTTCAACAGCTGCTTCTATTACGAGATCAACACTGTTAGCACTTTGAATATCTGTTGATGTTTTCATATTTGAAAGTACTCGAGCCTTTTCATCATCATTCATACGACCTTTATCAACTTGGCGTTGAAGATTCTTTGAAATGTTGTTCATCCCACGCTCTAAGAACTCATCCTTTAAATCTTGTAAAACAACCTCATAACCAGCCATTGCACATACTTGGGCAATGCCCGAACCCATTTGCCCGGCACCAATAACCATTACTTTTTTTATACTCATCTGTTATTCCTCCTTAAATAAATGGATTAAGAGAATTTACTAATTTAATGTTATCTAGCTTCCGCATGCATCTGACCTATATCAATTAGAAAGCTTTGATATACCAAAATAGTCTGACATCTACAAAAGCTAGATTAATAAAGTGAAACTTCGCTGACTTTTCTAAGCTTTGAAGTGGGAGTCTTAGTGTCAGTTAAAACGTGGTAAAACGCTTACACTTGAATCATAATGGCATCCCCTTGACCGCCTCCACTGCAAATAGCTGCGATACCGATCCCTCCGCCACGACGTTTCAATTCATGTATTAACGTTAAAATAATTCTCGTACCACTTGCTCCAATTGGATGACCAAGTGCTACTGCTCCTCCATTAACATTCACCTTATCAGGATTCAATCCTGCTATTTTTCCACTTGCTAATGCTACGGCTGCAAATGCTTCATTAACCTCAAACAACTCAATGTCCTCTACTGACTTACCCGTCTTATTTAACAATTTATTAATTACAAGACCCGGTGTTTCAGGAAAACGATGTGCTTCTACCGCAAGTGCTGTATGTCCAATGATTGTTGCCATCACTTCTTTACCTTCTTTACTTGCACGTTCCTCAGACATTAATACAAGCGCACCAGCACCATCATTCACACCTGGTGCATTGCCAGCAGTTATTGTACCGTCTTCACCAAATACTGGTGATAGTTTACTAAGTTTCTCTGTTGTCGTTCCTACTCGAGGAGCTTCATCTGTATCAATCGTTACAGCATCTCCTTTACGTTGCGGAACATCGACAGGAACGATCTCATCTGCAAATTTTCCTTCTTCAATCGCCGCAAGTGCACGTTGGTGACTTCTGTTAGCCCATTCATCTTGTTGTTCACGTGTTAGTTCAAATTCTTTCGCAGTGCTATTTCCATAAGTGCCCATATGAACACCTTTGAATGAACAAGTCAGCCCATCATGTACCATGGCATCAATAACTTTTTGATCACCCATTCTCATACCCCAACGTGCTTTTGGTAGCATATATGGTGCATTACTCATAGATTCCATTCCTCCGGCAACAATTACATCTTCATCACCGACACGAATGATTTGATCAGCAAGCGTTACGCTTCGCATTCCTGAAGCACATACTTTGTTAATCGTTTCTGTTTGAACTTCCCAAGGAATATCTGCATAACGTGAAGCTTGACGTGACGGAATCTGACCTTGACCGGCTTGTAGAACGTTACCCATTAGTACTTCACCGACATTTGCAGCATCTACACCTGCACGCTTCAATGCCTCTTTAATCGCAATCCCACCCAATTGAGATGCTGTTAAAGAACTTAATGATCCCCCAAACTTTCCAAAAGGTGTACGGGCTCCACCAACGATTACAGTTCTAGTCATAAGATTTCCTCCTTCATTTGATTGAACGCTCGCTCGACGCGTGAAAGGGGTGATGCCTTTGCACCACCTCTTCCGCGTTCATTACATATTTTATTGCACTACCATTTCACTTTTTTGAGCACCACATACAGATAACTCAAGAATTTCAGCTATATCTAACGTTTGTACACTTTCTTCAACTTCTTTCGCTTTCGTACCATCACTTAACATCGTTAAGCAATACGGACAACCACTACTAATCATAGACGGATTAATTTCAAGTGCTTGTTCAGTACGTGCAACATTAATTCGATTACCTGTATCTTCTTCCATCCACATTAGTCCACCACCAGCACCACAGCACATTCCAGTATCTCGATTACGTTCCATCTCGATCACTTTAACGCCTGGGATAGCCTTTAAGACTTCTCGTGGTGGTTCATAAACTTCATTGTAACGTCCTAAATAACAAGAATCGTGGAATGTAATTGTTTCATTTACTTCATGAGTTGGTTGTAAGCGACCTTCTCGAACCCATTCTGCTAATAATTCAGTATGATGATACACTTCGCCTTCAAACCCAAAATCTGAATACTCATTTTTCAATGTATTATATGCATGTGGATCTATCGTTACAATTTTTGTTACCCCATTTTTTTCAAATTCGCTAATATTTTTAGTCGCAAGGTCTTGGAATAAAAATTCATTACCTAGTCGTCTAGCTGTATCACCAGAATTTTTCTCCTTATTACCGAGAATAGCAAATTTAATACCAGCTTCATTCATGAGCTTGGCAAATGATAAAGCAATTTTCTGACTACGATTATCATAAGAACCCATTGATCCTACCCAGAATAAATACTCGAATTCTTCATCTGCTTTTTTCATTTCTTTAACTGTTGGAGCATGAACATCTTCACGTGCATCACGCCAGTTCTCACGTTCCTTACGGTTAATACCCCAAGGATTTCCTTGTCGTTCAATATTTTGCATCGCACGTTGAGCATCTGCATCCATCTTACCTTCAGTTAGAACAAGGTAACGGCGTAAATCAATAATCTTATCAACATGCTCATTCATAACTGGACATTGATCCTCACAGTTACGGCACGTTGTACATGCCCAAATTTCCTCTTCAGTAATGACATCTCCAATTAAGCTTGGGCTATAATCTAGAGCCGCTGCTCCTTCTTCAAACCCTGCTGCAGCAGACTGCATCGCTAGTTGATTTCCTTTTGTATTGTTAAACGCAAATGTCGGAACCCATGGTTTTCGTGACGTTACGACCGCGCCCTTCTCTGTTAAGTGATCACGCATTTTCACAATTAAATCCATTGGAGACAACATCTTACCTGTACCTGTTGCCGGGCACATATTTGTACAGCGACCACACTCAACACACGCATAAAAGTCAATCATTTGCCCCTGATAGAAATCTTCAATCTTACCAACACCAAACGATTCTGCTTCTTCGTCCTCGAAGTTTATCGGACGTAGTTTACCAGGTGCATCTAGACGATTGAAATAAACATTTGCAGGACCTGCAATTAAGTGCGCATGCTTAGACTGTGGCACATACACGAGGAATGTTAGCAGTACAAGCAAATGAACCCACCATGAAAAATAAAAGATTCCCGCTGCTACTGTTGGACTAATCCCAGAAAATAATAGTGCTATCGTTGAAGCAATTGGCTCACTCCATGTCCCTTCATGACCCTGCCAAATGATTCCCATTCCATTTCCAAGCAATGTTGAGACCATTAGCGTACCGATAAAAATTAATACTAAACCAGCTTTCCAACCCCTTTTTAAACGAACAAGCTTCTCAATATATCGACGATGGAAGGCCCAAATTACCGCAGTTAAAATCATTAATGCTACAATTTCTTGGAAAAATGTAAAACCTGGGTACAACGGTCCCAATGGTAAATGAGTGCCCGGTGCAAGACCTTTCCAAATAAAATCAATCGCACCGAATTGAACTAGTAAAAAACCGTAAAACATCATTACGTGAATAATTCCACTCTTCTTATCTTTCAAAAGTTTCTTTTGTCCGAAGACATTCACTTTAACTTTTTCAAGACGTGCCTTCACGTTTTCTTCAAATTCTTCTTTTTTACCTAATTTAATGTATTCGTAACGTGTTTTAACAACATACACAAATAGTGATAACCCGTAAGCCATGATTGCTAGAAAAGCTATCCAATTAATTACAAGTAAAGTATTCATGTACACAGCCCCTTTCATGCCTAATTACTCTTATGTTTCTGTTGCCTACCCTGCGGAATATAATTTTTTACAGTGACTATATTCGAAGAGAGGTTTCGATTCGTTATCTCTGTTTACTTCTTTGCATAAAAAGAACAAAGACACCTCCTTGAAAGCGTAAACATTTTTAAACGAGTTAATATTCTGACAACATTATATCATAAATCGTCTTCTGAATGAGCATTCAGTCAGTAGTTTTTTGAAAAAGTTCAATAAATTTGCATATTTTCGATAAGAATCGTTTTTTCGTAATTATAAAACTTTTTTCATGAATAGTTATAAAGCTGGAGAAAATAATGTTTAATCTACCCATTCATACAGTTAAAGGAGACTGCGGAATCATGATAATCTTAACCATTCTCATATTATTCATCGTTTATCTAACTGTTGATTTTTATTTTGGAAAGAGGCAGCTACATCGATCAATTATAAAAAGAAGTTATCCAAAACGAATGATGGATTGGGAACTTTTTGGAAATGGACACGATCTATATGATCGACTATTTCAAGACATTCAAAGTGCAACACAGCATATCCACATTCAATTTTTCATCATAAAAAAAGATCGAATAAGTGAACAATTCCTTCAGTTACTTATGAAAAAAGCAGCTGAAGGAGTTACAGTCAGGCTGCTCCTTGACCGAATTGGGGGATTTCGTGTTTCAAAGAACAAAATTAAGCAGTTACGTGAAGCTGGAATTCTTTTTGAGCATGCAAACAAACCTCGATTGCCTTTCTTGTTCTTTTCTATTCAACATCGAAACCATCGTAAAGTAACAATTATAGATGGGGAAATCGGTTATTTCGGAGGATTTAATATTGGTGAAGAATATTTAGGTAATAATCCACGCCTAGGGTTTTGGAGGGATTTTCACTTACGTATTACAGGTGAAAGTGTGCGCATTTTACAATCGGAATTTCTCTTTGATTGGCAAAGAGAAACACGGACCGAGGTTAATTCTAATGAATTGTATCCAACTGCACTTCAAAACGGAACAACTGGTAGTACCTTCATGCCAAGTGACGGGGTAGGCATAGAGAGTTTCTTACTACAGTTCATAAATTCAGCTGAAAAAGAAATCGTTATTGCTTCCCCTTACTATATACCAGGCAAAAAAATTAACGAATCGTTAATTGAGGCAGCAAACCGAGGCATACAGATTACACTGCTCGTTCCTCTTAAGGCTGATCACCCACTAGTAAGGGCAGCAGCGTTTCCATATTTTAAATTGTTGCTAAACTGCGGTGTGAAAATATATCGATATGATTATGGATTCTATCACGGAAAATGTATTATTATCGATCAAAGAATCTGTGATTTTGGTACTGCTAATTTTGATAAACGCAGTTTCTTTATTAACAATGAGCTAAACTGCCTAATCGAAGATCGTATCTTTATTAATGACATTCTTACAGAAATACATCATGACATTATACACGCTAAACCACTAACAATAGAAGAATATAAAGCTCGACCTTTGCAACAACGCCCTATCGAAGTACTTTCGAGTTTGTTATCTGGTTTGCTATAGAGAGGAGGAGCATTATGCTTGTAAGATTTGGATATGTCTCACATGCTTTATCATTATGGGAAGCTTCACCAGCGAAAACAGTCACATTCTCTAACTGGAAGAAACTGAAGAAAAATGAACGTTTAGATAAACTAATAACTGTAACAAAAATAAATCTTGAAAATACAAAACGTGCTCTATATTACAACATTGCACAAGGTATTCCATTGTATCGTTTTTCCTCTTCAATCGTGCCACTCGCTACACACCCTGAAGTAGATTTTGATTATTTATCACACTTCCAAACACAATTTATTGAGATTGGAGAAATTGTTCAAAAACACAAATTACGCGTTAGCTTCCATCCAAACCAATTCACACTTTTCACCAGCGAAAAAGAACAAATAACAGCCAATGCGATTACAGATATGACCTACCATTTCAATGTCCTTGAAGCAATGAATCTTGAAAAGAAATCACTCATCAATATCCATATTGGTGGTGCATACGGTGATAAAGCCAAAGCAATTAAACAGCTACATTACAATATAAAAAAACTACCAGAGCATATCAAACAAATCATGACTTTTGAAAATGATGATAAAACGTATAACGCTTCTGATGTACTTCACATTTGTGAAGATCTACGCATACCAATGATCTTTGATTACCATCATGAACAAGCAAACCCTTCAGAGATACCTTATCAACACTTACTAAATCGAATCTTTAAAACATGGGAATGGAGAAACTTAACACCTAAAGTGCACTTATCCTCTCCACAATCAGATGAGAATTTCCGCAAACACTCAGATATGGTAGATGAAAAATTTATTGATCCCTTTTTGAAAGAAGCTCGTCAAATTGGTACAGATTTTGATACTATGATTGAAGCAAAAAACAAAGACAAAGCCCTCTTACATTTAATGGGGAAACTAGCGAAACAGCGTGGAGTAAAACGACTTAGTGGGGGAGTGCTTTTATTCCCTTAACTTTTCTAAAATAGAACGTAAACATGGATTTAAACCAAGATGACCTTTAGTAGGTAACTGATGGAAATTATCGCCTACTAGAAAGAATTGCGTTTCAGGCACAATCCGCACATAATCTTTTATATATGCATGAATATACTCATCCTTTGCACCATATATGAGAAACATCGGTTGATCGATTGTCGTTAGATCAGGAACTGCATAAGTAAGACCTGCTTCATACAGTGAAATAACGGATGGAATATGACTTTTAATTGCATAATGATAAAGTTTTTTACGATCTGCCTTCGTAATAGCATGACCTTGTGCTAGAATTTCCGAAAGTAAGTGTTGTGCACGCCATTTCAACAATATAATCCCAGCATGAAATTCGTGCTTTAACCAAAATGTATGTACTTGTGGAAATCCTCCTAATAAAATAATAGCTCTCGTTCTTGTTGGATACATAATCGCAAATTGTTGTGCGATGTATCCTCCACTTGAATATCCACATAGAACAACCTTCTCCAAATTTAACCCATTTATCACTTTGTAAAGATCCTCTGCCATCTGCTTAATTGACATTTCTCCTTCTCGATGAATGGTTTGACCGTGCCCTCTTTGATCATAAAAAATAACCTGATAGTCATTTGCAAGCTCCTCTTGATACATAAAAACTTGTTTCCCCATCATTGGAGGATGAATAAATACGATCGGCATCCCGTTCTCCCCATATTTCTCTACATGAAATCCTTTGATGATTGCCATTAACTACACCTCATTTCATTCCTATTGTTTTTCCATACGATACAAATTACCCCCTTTAATGATTGGAAATTAACCTTACATGCTCGTTAACCCTAATGTAGAAATATACTAAAAAGCCCCTGTTACGAAAACAGAGGCTTTCTAAATTTATTACATTTTTTCAGGTGCTGATACGCCAATTAGATCTAGAGCATTGCGTAATGTGATTTGAACTGCTTTTACTAGTGCTAAGCGTGCCTTCGTCTTATCTGTATCATCTTCATGAATAACTTTTTCAGCATTGTAGAAGCTATGCAGTGCAGCCGATAAATCATAGATATAATTTGT
This portion of the Bacillus solimangrovi genome encodes:
- the uvsE gene encoding UV DNA damage repair endonuclease UvsE codes for the protein MLVRFGYVSHALSLWEASPAKTVTFSNWKKLKKNERLDKLITVTKINLENTKRALYYNIAQGIPLYRFSSSIVPLATHPEVDFDYLSHFQTQFIEIGEIVQKHKLRVSFHPNQFTLFTSEKEQITANAITDMTYHFNVLEAMNLEKKSLINIHIGGAYGDKAKAIKQLHYNIKKLPEHIKQIMTFENDDKTYNASDVLHICEDLRIPMIFDYHHEQANPSEIPYQHLLNRIFKTWEWRNLTPKVHLSSPQSDENFRKHSDMVDEKFIDPFLKEARQIGTDFDTMIEAKNKDKALLHLMGKLAKQRGVKRLSGGVLLFP
- a CDS encoding alpha/beta fold hydrolase → MAIIKGFHVEKYGENGMPIVFIHPPMMGKQVFMYQEELANDYQVIFYDQRGHGQTIHREGEMSIKQMAEDLYKVINGLNLEKVVLCGYSSGGYIAQQFAIMYPTRTRAIILLGGFPQVHTFWLKHEFHAGIILLKWRAQHLLSEILAQGHAITKADRKKLYHYAIKSHIPSVISLYEAGLTYAVPDLTTIDQPMFLIYGAKDEYIHAYIKDYVRIVPETQFFLVGDNFHQLPTKGHLGLNPCLRSILEKLRE